AGCTGAGGCGATCCGCATCGACGACAAACGGGTGTCGTTCAGCGCGTGCACCTCACCTGAGCAGGTAGGCTGGACAGCGTCCGATATTGGGGTCGATATCGTGGTCGAGTGCTCGGGGCAATTCCGCACGCCGGAACTGTTGCAGCCCTACTTTCGCGCCGGGGTGCGCAAGGTCGTGGTGTCGGCTCCGGTCGCCGAAGGAGCGCTCAACGTGGTCATGGGCTGCAATGACGACCGCTACGACCCCCAGCGTCACCATCTGGTGACTGCGGCCTCGTGCACCACCAACTGTCTGGCCCCGGTTGTCAAGGTCGTGCATGAGCACATCGGCATTACCCACGGCCTGATCACCACCATCCACAATCCGACCAATACCCAGGTCGTTGTTGACGCGCCTCTGGCGGACCTGCGACGGGCGCGCTCAGGTCTGAACGCGCTGATCCCGACGACCACCGGCTCGGCCAAGGCGATTACGCTGATCTACCCCGAGCTGCACGGTAAGCTGAACGGTCTGGCGGTACGCGTCCCACTGCTCAACGCGTCCTTGACCGACTGTGTGTTTGAGGTCACACGGCCGACAACGGTCGAAGAGGTCAACCGTCTGTTCAAAGAAGCGGCCGAGGGAGAACTCAGCGGCATCCTGGGTTTTGAAGAACGCCCGCTTGTGTCAGCCGACTACGTCAACGACCCCCGGTCGAGTATTGTGGACGGCCCGTCAACCCTGGTGCTTGACGACACCCAGGTCAAAATCCTGGCCTGGTATGATAACGAGTGGGGCTATGTCCACCGTTTGATGGAACTGACCAGAAAGCTGGCCACGGCCGCACAGTGAGCGCTGCTCTCTTGCGAGCAGCAGCGTTGACCGTGTGGCCGACAGTGCCAGGCTGAGGACGACCGTATGGATATACGCAGCTATAGCCTCGTCACCGCGGCCTACTGGGGGTTCACCCTGACCGACGGAGCGCTGCGCATGTTGGTCCTGCTGCATTTCCACGCGCTGGGCTATACCCCTTTGCATCTGGCCTTTCTGTTCGTGCTGTACGAATGCTGCGGCATGGCGACCAACCTGCTCGGCGGCTGGATCGGCTCGCGGATGGGGGTGCGCGTCACGCTGTTTGCCGGCCTGGTCCTGCAAGTCGTCGCCCTGCTCATGCTATCCGGAGTGCAGGCCTCCTGGCTGACCTGGGTTTCGGTGGCGTATGTCATGGGTGCCCAGGCGCTGTCCGGCATTGCCAAAGACCTGACCAAGATGAGTTCCAAAAGCGCGGTCAAGCTGGTCGTAGCCGGCAGCCCGACAAGCGAACGACAGGCGACCTTGTTCCAGTGGGTGGCCGTTTTGACGGGCTCGAAAAATGCGCTCAAAGGCTGTGGTTTTCTGCTCGGCGGCGTTTTATTGAGTTGGCTGGGATTTGCGCTCGCCCTGTGGGCTATGGCCGCCGGCCTGGCCCTGATCCTGCTGCTGTCGGTAGCCAGTCTCAACCAGGACATGGGCAAGTCAAAGGAGAAGGTCAAGTTCAGCCAGCTGTTTTCCAAGTCCCGCGCCATTAACGTCTTATCCCTGGCCCGGCTTTTTCTGTTCGGCTCACGGGACGTCTGGTTTGTGGTCGGGCTGCCCATTTTTCTGTCCGATACTCTGGGCTGGAGCTTGAGCGGGGTCGGAGCGTTTCTGGCCGCCTGGGTGGTCGGCTATGGCGGGGTCCAGGCTGTCACGCCCCAATTTTTGGACAAAGACGGTGGGGCCGTGGCTGGTACCCGGGCTGCCCAGGTGTGGGGCTTTGGACTGGCCGGGCTGTCGGTCGGGCTGGCCCTGGTGCTGCAAGCCGGCTGGTATCCGGCGCTGTCGGTGATTGTCGGCCTGGCCGTATTCGGGCTGGTCTTTGCGGTCAATTCAGCGGTCCACTCGTATTTGATCCTGGCCTACAGCGACGCCGACCAGGTGACGCTGGACGTTGGCTTCTACTACATGGCAAACGCGGCCGGCCGGCTTGTCGGGACGCTGCTGTCGGGCGGTGTGTATCTTCTGGCCGGGCTGCCCGGCTGCCTCTGGACCTCAGCCGGGCTGGTCTTTGCCGCCGCCGGGCTGACACTGTTCCTGCCCGCCGAACGTGCACTCGAAGTGGAGGAACTGGCATGACGCTGCCCCGCCGACAGTTTTTGCGCTATCTGGGGATCGGAACCTATGCGGCACTGCTCAATCCTCTGCGGCTCGCCGCCGCCGCACCACGGGCGAGAAGCTCAGCCTGGACGCCGTCTTTTTTTGAGCCCATCAATCCCAGTACCGCCGACCAGCTCAGGCTGCCGGCCGGCTATCGGACCGACCTGCTCGGCGTGTGGGGAGACGAGCTGGGCTTTCCCGACCCGACCCGTAACCGGGAGCTGAGCTTCGGCAACGATAACGATTTTTTGGCCTATTTCCCGCTCGCCTCTCAACACGACAGTTCCCAAAAGACGGTTCATGATAACAGAGCGATTGGAAAACAGCATGAATCGTCTTTTACCGAGCAGGGCCTGCTATGGGTCAACCACGAGTCGCCCCATCCGCTGTTTGTCAGCGGCTACAGCCGGGAAGACGCGCAGGCCGAGAAGCCCAAAACGGCGGAACAGATTCAGGCCGAAAAACGCAGCGTCGGCGGCAGCGTGCTCTACCTCAGGCGAGAGGCAGACGGGCGCTGGAGGCGCGAGTACCATCACCGCTACACCAGCCGCTACACCGCCTGCGGTCCGCGCTTTGGCTTTGACGGACCTGCGGCCGAAGCCGTCGCCAGCCTGAGCGGCCAGCCGGACTGCCCCGGCACGCTGGCCAACTGTTCGGGCGGCACCACGCCCTGGCACAGCGTGCTGTCGTGCGAAGAAAATTACCACCTCTACAATCCGCAAACCCCACGGACTCTGCGCTGGAGCGATCAGCCCGATGAAGCCATCGCCGAGACCCAGTTCGGCTGGGTGGTCGAGGTCGACCCCTTCGGCGAACTGCCGCCGGTCAAGCATACCAGCCTGGGCCGCTTCAGCCATGAGAATATCGCGCTGCGCTGCGACGGACCGACCGGACGGCTGGTGGCGTATATGGGCGATGATAAGGCCGACGAGTATGTGTACAAGTTTGTCAGCGCCCAGCCGCTGCCGGCCTCGGCCTCACGGCTTGAGCAGCGGACGGCGCTGAGCCAGGGGACCTTATACGCCGCCGATTTTCAACACGGCCGGTGGCTGGCGCTGGACTGGAATGTGCAGAAAAACCGTGAAAAGTGGCAGGCCTACAACGCTACAGCGCGGCAAACGGGCGGCCCGCTCATCACCTCCCAGGCCGATATTCTCATCCATGCCCGGATTGCGGCCCGGGTTTTGGGAGCGACGCCCCTGGATCGTCCCGAGGACTGTGAAATTCATCCGGCCGACGGGTCGGTGTATATTGCGCTCACCAATAATACGCGCCGGGCCAACTTCTACGGACAGATCGTGCGGCTGATAGAGGACAACGACAATCCCGAGGGCGAGCGCTTCCGGTTTGAGCTGTTCCTGCTCGGTGGCCGCCACAGCGGCCTGGCCTGCCCCGACAATCTGGCCTTTGACCGCCGGGGCAATCTGTGGGTGGCGTGCGATATTGCCAGCTCGCGGCTGGGCCGCGATCCGTATCAGGCCTTCGGCAACAACGGGCTGTTCATGGTGCCGACCACCGGTCCCGGGGCGGGACAGGCCTACCAGTTTGCGTCCGGTCCCACGGACTGTGAGCTGACCGGACCGTGGTTCAGCGGTAACGACCAGACGCTGTTCCTGTCGGTCCAGCATCCCGGCGGCAACAGTCCCAGCCTTGCGCGGCTGTCCAGCCACTGGCCGCACGGCGGCCGGGAACTGCCGCGACCGGGGGTGGTGGCGATTACCGGCTTTGATCGGGTCTGAGCCGCGGGCCGGCCGCGCTCGTCTCGCCTTTCGATACGCAGGGTAACGCATAAATAACTGCCCTGTCATTGTCTCGTAACACTGCGTTCTTACCCTCTGGCCCAACTATGTCTGTAGGGAAGGAGAAGAACAGTATGAAGAGACGAGGCAGCCTTCTGTGTGGCGGTCTGATCGCCGCAGGGCTCCTGTTGGCAAGTTCCGCGTTTGCCCAGGGGAAAAGTGTGGCGGTCGAGATCCTCGACATTCTCAAGGCCAACGGGCAAATCAGCGCTCAGCAGTACCGCGACCTGATGAGCAAGGCCCAGGCCGAAGGGGAAAAGGTCGAGGCTGCGGTCAGTGCCAGCGAGGCAAAAGAGCCCGATCCGAAAACGATGCGGGTGTACTGGTCATCGGGGCTGCGACTCAAGTCCAACGATGGCAATTACTCGCTCAAGATCGGTGGCCGGATCATGAACGACTGGGCCATCTACAGCACCGACAGCGACACCCCGGACGACTTTCGGAGCATTGGCGACGGCACCGAGTTCCGGCGGGCGCGGCTGTATATGGAAGGCGAGATCTACAAAAACATCAAGTACAAAGCCCAGTACGACTTTGGTGGCCAGGACGCCGATTTCAAAGATGTGTACATCGAGCTGAAAAAGATTCCGAGCCTGGGCAATCTCAGAATCGGTCACTTCAAGGAGCCGATGTCGCTCGAACAGCTGACCAGCAGTAAGTACATCACCTTCATGGAACGCTCGCTGGCAGACACGTTTGCCCAGGGCCGTAACACCGGCTTCCAGATTGCGAACACCTTTGCCGACAGGCGGGCGACTGCTGCGGTGGGCGTGTTTCGTGACGTAGGCGACTCGGGCAACGGGTTTGGCAAGAACTCGGACTATAATCTGACCGCCCGTGTGACGGCCCTGCCGTGGTACGAGGACAAGGGCAAACGGCTCTTGCACCTGGGGTTCGGCTATACCCACGAGTTCCGCGACAAAGACAGCGACATCCGTTTTCGATCTCGGCCGGAAGCCCACCTGGGCCCCCGCTTTGTTGACACCGGGAGGTTTAAGGCCGATAGCATTGATTACTTCAACCCCGAAGTGGCTGCGGTCTACGGACCGTTCTCCATCCAGGGTGAGTACATCTTCAGCGAGGTCCAGGACTCCAACAAGGGTGGTGACCTGAGCTTCGACGGTGCCTATATCTACGCCAGCGTGTTCCTGACCCCGGGTGACTATCGTCGCTACAAGACCTCCAGCGGAGCCTTTGACCGGGTCAAGCCGGCCAGGGATCTGAGCTGGAGCGGTGGCGGGTACGGGGCTGTTGAGGCGGCGGTTCGGTATTCCCACCTGGATCTGACCGACGGCATGGTCCAGGGCGGGACACTCGGCAACTTCACCGCCGGCCTGAACTGGTACCTCAACCCCAATGTCCGTTTCATGCTGAACTATGTCCACGCCGACCAGCAGCATCCGCACGACTTTTCCGCCGATATTGTCCAGATGCGCGCTCAGGTCGATTTCTAAGCACTCGTCGCCGGTCGCGGGTCGTGGAAGCGGCTCACGGCCATGTGTCATCACCATATCCCAACGGGAGGAAGTCGTTATGACAATGAAGAAGTTCTCAGCGCTTGTCGGTGGCTTGGCTCTGGGCCTGGCCGTCAGCGGTCCGGCTGTCGCCCAGGTCGAAGTCGATCCCAACCTGCCCGCCTATGAGAAGGTCAGCGGTATCTCGGGCAGCCTCAACAGCGTGGGTTCCGATACGCTGAACAACCTGATGACCCTGTGGGCCGAGGGTTTCAAAAAGGTCTATCCCAACGTGAACGTCCAGATCGAGGGCAAAGGTTCGAGCACCGCGCCGCCGGCCCTGATCGAGGCCACCGCTCAGCTGGGGCCCATGTCGCGGGCGATGAAGAGCAGCGAGATGGACGAATTTGAAAAGAAGTTTGGCTATAAGGCGACCCCGCTGCGGACCTCGCTCGACTCCCTGGCCGTGTTCGTCAACAAGGATAACCCGATCTCGGGCCTGTCGCTGGACCAGGTCGATGCCATGTTTTCCAAGACCCTGCGCTGCGGGGCTGCTGACGAAGTCTCGGTTTGGGGCGACCTGGGTCTGAGCGGAGGCTGGACCACCGCGCCGATCAGCCTGTACGGCCGGAACTCGGCCTCCGGCACTTACGGGTTTTTCAAACAGCAGGCCCTGTGCAAGGGAGACTACAAGGATACGGTCAAAGAACAGCCGGGTTCGGCCTCTGTCGTGCAGGGGGTGAGCGAGGATAAGAACGCCGCCGGCTACAGTGGGATCGGCTACACCACCTCCGGCGTCCGCGCCGTGCCGCTGGCCGAGAATGGCAGCAGCTACGTCGAGCCCAACCAGAAGACGGTCGGCTCGGGTCAGTATCCGCTGTCACGCTTCCTGTACATCTACATCAACAAGGCGCCCGGACAGCCGGTTGATCCCCTGGTCCAGGAATTTGCCAAGTATATCTTCAGCAAAGAAGGCCAGGAAGTTGTGGCGAAGGACGGCTACTATCCCGTCTCACCGCAAATCGCCACCCAGGAACGGGCCAAGCTCAACTAGGCTACGAGACGGGCTGCGTCTCAAGCTGAGTGCGTTATGCTCGGGCGCAAGCCCACGGAGGAGGGGCCTGCCCCCCCTCCTCTTATTCCCCCTCCTCACGACGGCGCTAGCGCCCCGTCCGTCACTTCGGTATTGAGAGTAGCATGCCAGAACCACAATCCGCCGAAACCCAGCCGCCCGCCCCCTATCCCACTGACCGGGCCGGGGTTGATGTCCGGCTGTCGGCGACCGAGGACAGGGGGCGGCTGCGTCGCAAGAAGATCTACGATAAGGCCGTCGGCCTCATCATTACCTGTGGCGGCATTGCGATCATTCTGAGTATTGCCGCCATCCTGTTTGTGATTGTGGCCGAGACGCTGCCCCTGTGGTCGGCGCCCAAGACCGAATTCGGCGGGGCGGTGAGGCTGTCCGAGCTGCTCGACGGCCAAGCCGCCCGGCCGATTGCGTTTGGCGTTGAAGAATACCAGGAGATCGCTTATGTCGTGACCGAGGACGGCTGGCTCCATTTTGTCTCGCTTAAAGACAATACGCTCCTCCAGCGCTACGAGATACGCCAGCTCCAGGGACAGCGTCCGACTGCGGTGTATCAGAATGGATTCGACCACAACCTGGCCATTGCGACGGAAAACGGCACCGTCGTGCCGGTCTACGCCAGCTTTGTGATCAGCTATGACGACCAGAGCCGCCGGATCATCACACCCCGTGCCGGTGAGGAGGACGCGATTATTGTCGATCCCCAGGGCCGGGCGATTCAGCAGCTCGTATACCGGACCGGGGAGGATGACGAGGGCATCCGCATTGCGGCCCTGCTCGGTCCGCGCTCCCTGGTGTTCTATTCTCAGGTCGAACAGGAATCGTTTTTGGGCCAGACCGAGACCCAGGTATCTCGGCGTGAGCTGTCCTCCGACTTGCCGGCCGATGTCACCGCCCTGGCCCTGGATACCTTCCTGACCAATCTCCTGGTCAGCACCGCCGACGGACAGCTGTTGCACTGGCAGGTCCAGGACCCGGCCGCGCCGCGTCTGATCCACGGCTTTCCCGTCAGCGACAGCCAGGGCGTCTCTGCCACGACCCTGGACTGGTTGCTGGGCGAACGCTCGCTGGTCGTCGGCGATAGCGCCGGGGGGGTGGGCGTCTGGTTTCAGGTCCGTGACCAGGGCCCGCCGCGCGACAGCCCGTACCGCAAAATTCATGTCCTCCAGTCTCATTCCGCCGCACTGACCGCGATGAAGCCGTCGGCCCGCAACAAAGGCTTCCTGACCGCAGACGCCGACGGCCATATCCTGCTCCACCACGCCACCTCGGAGCAGACCCTGGTCGAACTGAGGACCGACCAGGGCGCGGCGGTTGAGCTGCTGTCCTTTGCGCCACGCGCCAACGGCATCTTCGCCGTGGACAACCAGGCGCGCCTGTTCGACTGGTCGCTCGATAACCCCCACCCTGAGATCAACCTCACCACCCTGTTCGGCAAGGTGTGGTACGAGGGGTATCGGGAGCCCGATTTTACCTGGCAGTCGAGCAGTGCGACCGATGATTTCGAGCCCAAGTTCAGCCTCACGCCGCTGGCCTACGGCACGCTGAAGGGAACCTTTTATGCGCTCCTGCTGGCGATTCCGCTCAGCTTGTGCGGGGCGCTGTACACCTCGCAGTTCATGCATCCCAGCCTGCGCAACCTGGTCAAGCCGTCGGTCGAGGTGATGGCGGCCCTGCCCAGTGTTGTCCTGGGCTTTTTTGCCGGTCTGTGGCTGGCCCCGCTGGTGGCCGATATGGTGCCGGCCATTTTCATGATGCTGGTCGCCCTGCCGGGTGTCACCCTGCTGGCCGCCTTCGCCTGGCGGCTGGTTCCCCTGGCGGTCCGCAACAGCCTGAAGCCGGGGGTGGAATTGGTCTTTGTGGCCCCGCTGCTGTTGCTGACGGTGTACGCCTGTGTGGCCCTTAACGATTCCATCGAGGTCAGCCTGTTTGCCGGGAACTTTCCCCAGTGGCTGTACGACACGACGGGCTCGCGCTATGACCCGCGCAACTCGCTGATTGTCGGCTTTGCCATGGGCTTTGCCGTGATCCCGATCATCTACACCATTTGTGAGGACGCCTTCTCCAACGTACCCCAGCACCTGGTGTCCGGCTCGCTGGCGCTGGGGGCCAACCGCTGGCAGACCGCAGTCCGGGTGGTCGTGCCGACGGCCAGCCCGGGGGTGTTTTCGGCGATTATGATCGGCTTTGGCCGGGCGGTCGGAGAAACCATGATCGTGCTGATGGCGACCGGCAACACGCCGGTCATGGACTTTAATCCGTTCAGCGGTTTTCGCGCCCTGTCGGCCAATATCGCGGTCGAGATTCCCGAGGCGCCCCACGGCGGCACCCTGTACCGGACCCTGTTTCTGGCCGCCCTGCTGCTGTTTGTGTTGACCTTTGTGCTGAATACCGCAGCCGAGGTCGTGCGCCAGAATCTGCGCGAGCGCTACAGCAAAATCTAGCCGACCGGACTGAGGAAGGACCTGTGAATACGCGTTTTTGGAAGAGCGGTGATCCGTTTATCTGGCTGACCGGTGGAGCGCTGGGTTTCAGCCTGCTGATGATCGCTGCCCTGCTGTGGATTGTGGCGGTCAACGCCCTGGGCTTTTTCTGGCCGGATCGGCTGGTACTGGTCAGCCTCAGCGACGACACCGAGCTGCTGGGCCAGGTCCGTGACCACGAGCAAGCCCTCCAGACCGGAGACGAACAAGGCGTAACGTACCGGACCCAGTTTCAGGTCGGCAACCGCGACCTGTACGGAGCGGATTTCCGCTGGGTGGACGACGCCCGGATCCTCGACCGCGCATATCCGGAAGAGGCGGTCTACTTTGAGCGTCTGGAGTGGGGCGCCCTGTTCGGTTTTCTCAGCTCGGTCAGCGTCGACGGTCAGGTGGTGGCCGAGGGCTTCAGCCAGAGCTGGCAGGCGTTCCAGGCGTTCCACCCCAAAACGAGAGACATCCGGCATCAGATCGAGCGCATCGAACGCCAGGAAGTCGGGGATATCAACTACGAGATGGAACGGCTGCGTTTGCAGATCCGGGGTATTCAGCTACACGAATCCGACCCCCAGCGCGCGGCCCAGGAGATTCGGGCACTCGAACAAGAAGTCGCCGGCTGGCAGCAGCGCTACGAGGAGATCACCGAGCGGCTGTCGGCCTTATACCGGGAAAATGCACGCTACGAGATCGCCGTACAGGCCGCCGGCGGGAAGCACAAAAACCTGCCGATGGCCCAGGTCGTGCGGGCCTTTCTGCCTAACCGGATGAGTTGGGCCGAGAAAGCCGGCCTGTACGTCACCCGATTCTGGGAGTTTTTCTGGGAAGATCCACGCGAGTCGAATACCGAAGGCGGGGTCTTCCCGGCCATTTTCGGCACGGTCATGATGGTCATCATCATGAGCCTCGTGGTCGTCCCGTTCGGGGTAGTGGCGGCCCTGTACTTACGCGAATACGCCAAACAGGGGCCGCTGGTGCGCGCGGTGCGAATTGCGGTCAATAACCTGGCCGGCGTGCCGTCCATCGTGTTTGGGGTGTTCGGCCTGGGCTTCTTCATCTATCTGATTGGCGGATCGATCGATTCCTTTTTCTACGAAGAAGCCCTGCCGACGCCAACGTATGGGACCGGCGGGATTTTATGGGCCTCGCTGACCCTGGCGCTGCTGACCGTACCGGTTGTCATTGTCGCCACCGAAGAGTCCCTGTCGGCCATCCCGCGCGAGTGGCGCGAGGGCTCGCTGGCTCTGGGCGCGACCAAATGGGAAACCCTGCGTAAAATCGTCATTCCCGGAGCCTTGCCCGGCATTCTGACTGGGGCTATCCTGGCCATGGCGCGGGGAGCCGGGGAAGTGGCACCGCTGATGATTACCGGCGTGGTCAAGCTGGCCCCGACCCTGCCGCTGGATGGCCACTGGCCGTTTTTTCACCTTGAGAGAAAGTTCATGCACCTGGGCTTTCATATCTACGATGTCGGTTTTCAGTCGCCCAACGTCGAGGCCGCCAAGCCGATGGTCTTCATGACGACCCTGTTGCTGATCGGTATCGTGATTGCGCTCAACCTGACCGCCATTGTGGTCCGCAATCGTCTGCGCAGTAAGCTCCGCTTTGGCACCTTCTGAAAGAGAGGCACGCGAGCATGGACAAAGATCTGTCAGCCTCGACCCCCGTCCTTGCTGTTCCGCAGCCGACCGGGAACGGCAATGGGACCGCTGCTCCGGTCGCTTCAACGGCTGCCGCGCCGGTTGAAATCCGTATCCGCAACCTGTGTCTGCACTACGGCAGCAGTCAGGCCCTGTACAACATCGACATGGATATTGAGCGGGGGAAGGTGACCGCCTATATCGGCCCGTCGGGGTGCGGCAAATCGACCCTGATACGCTGTCTCAACCGGCTGAACGACCTCGTCGACGGGGTCCGGATCAGCGGCAGCATCACTATCGGCGGCACGGAAATCCTCGACACCGGCCTGGATGTGACCGAACTGCGCAAAAAAGTCGGCATGGTGTTCCAGAAACCCAACCCGTTTCCCAAAACGATTTACGAAAACATCGCCTACGGCCCACGCATTCTGGGCATCAGCCAGAAGTCGCGGCTGGACGAGATTGTGGAGAAAAGCCTCAAGGATGCTGCGCTGTGGGAAGAGGCCAAGGACCGCCTGCACGACAACGCCCTGGACCTGTCGGGCGGTCAGCACCAGCGCTTGTGTATTGCCCGCACGATTGCGGTCGAGCCCGAGGTGGTGTTGATGGACGAACCCTGCTCGGCCCTGGACCCGATTGCCACCACAAAAATCGAAGAGCTGATCCACCAGCTCAAACGCAAGTACACGATTGTCATCGTCACCCATAATATGCAGCAGGCCGCGCGGGTGTCCGATTACACCGCGTTCATGTACCTGGGCAAACTGGTCGAGTTCGGCCCGACCGATAAACTGTTCACCACGCCCGAGAAAAAAGAGACCGAGGACTACATCACTGGCCGTTTCGGCTAGAAAGGGGAACGACGATAACTATCTCATCAGGAAGAGATCATCGTTCCCCTTGAACACGTACGCGAGGTGCCTATGCCGTTACACACCGACCGACAGTACGAAGAAGAGTTGCAGGAGTTGCGGGCCAAGGTGTTGGAGATGGGCGGGCTGGTTGAAAAACAGATCGGCGATGCGATCACCTCGCTCACCCAGCGTGACTCCGAGTTGGCCACACAGACGATTGCCCGCGACCACATGGTCAACTACCTGGACGTGTCGATTGATGAGGCGTGTACCCGCCTGCTGGCGCTCCACCAGCCTGCGGCGCGGGATTTACGCTTCATCATGACCAGCCTGAAGATCGGGACCGATCTGGAACGGATCGGCGATATCGCCCAAAACGTGTGCGAACGGGCGCTGGAACTCAACGAGGAGCCGCCCCTGCGGCCCTACGCCGACCTGCCGCGCATGGCCGAGTGGGCGCGCTCAATGCTGCGTGACAGTCTGGACGCCTTTGTCCGCGAGGACACCGGTCTGGCGCTGGACGTGTGTCAGCGTGACGATTTTATCGATGACCTGACGGCCGAGGTATTCGGCCGGATGTTGGGCCGGATGGCCGAAGAGCCCGAAACCGTGGTGCGTTCCACCCGAATCCTGTTTCTGGCGAAATATCTGGAACGCATCGCCGACCACGCCACCAACATCGCAGAAATGGTCATCTATATGGTGAAGGGCAAGAACATTCGGCATGTCTCGCCGGTCCCAAGCTCAGTCTCAGAGACCTAGCGCCATGTCTGGAGGGGAGGAAGCTCTTGTGGAAGGCGCTATGGCCGAGACCCCACGGAAAATCCTGATTGTTGAAGACGAAGAAGATATCCGCAGCCTGGTCCGCTACAATCTGGAGGCCGAGGGGTTCGCGGTTGTCGATGCCAGTGACGGTGAGCGTGGCCTGCATCTGGCGGCCACACAGCGGCCGTCGTTGATTATCCTGGATCTGATGATGCCGGGCCTGTCCGGCCTGGAAGTGTGTCGTCTGCTGCGCGCTCAGGAGGACACCGCCTCGGTGCCGATTCTGATTCTGACCGCCCGAGCCGCCGAGCTTGACAAGGTCCTGGGTTTGGAGATGGGCGCGGACGACTATGTCACCAAGCCGTTCAGCCCCCGTGAGCTGGTCGCCCGGGTCAAGGCGATCATCCGCCGCGCGTACGGACCGGCCAATGAGCGACCCCACGAGTATTATGAAAAGGGCTGGTTGCGGATCGACTTCGATACCTACGAGGTCTACCGCGACGGCGAAGCGGTGGGCTTGGGTTTGCGCGAGTTCGATCTGTTGAAATTTTTTGTCCGCAACCCGCACCGCGTCTTTGGCCGCAGCCAGATTCTCGATCTGGTCTGGGGCCACAACGTGTACGTCGAGCCCCGCACGGTGGATGTCCACATCCGACGGCTGCGTCAACGCGTTGAGCGCGATGATACCAGACCGACGCTCATCCTGACCGTCCGTGGGGTCGGCTACAAGTTTAACCCCGATGCTTTGGAAGAATAGGCTGGGCATCGCCATCGTTGGGTTTCCGAGTCTGGCCTGTGCAGGCCTGCTTGGCATGCTGGGCTTCTACGCCTTGCCCGACGCCGACCGCCCGGCCTGGTTGTGGTATGCGGCGTTCGGCCTGGGGCTGGGCGCGCCGTTCGGCGCTTGTGTCCTGAGCCGGAGTGTGGTGCGGCGCCTGGCCGATCTGCGGGCCTGTATCTCTCTCGCCTTGGAGCGCAGTCTGCCGCCCGGCCTGCCGATGCAAAGACCCGATGAACTCGGCCTCGTAGAAGACGGCCTGGGCCGGTTGCTGCACGCCCAGCACGAGCGGCTGCGGCGTTTACACGACGCCCGCCGGGAGCTCGAGGTGGTGCTCCAGAGCATGACCGAGGGGGTGATTGTCCTGGACGCGGACAGTCACATTCGCTTCTCCAACCGGGCCGCCCACAATTTCTTGGAGCTGTCTGAGGAGACGGACTTCCAGGCCAAGCCCCTGCTCGAATTCTCCCGCCATCCAGTGCTCCACGATCTGGTGCGGGCCGTGCTCGACAGCCCACCCGGGGCTGAGGCGCTGAGACAGGAAATCGAGCTTGAGGGCGAGCAGTCCCGCTCGGTCGCGGTCAGCGCGATCCAGGTGAACGTCT
The nucleotide sequence above comes from Desulfurellaceae bacterium. Encoded proteins:
- the arsJ gene encoding organoarsenical effux MFS transporter ArsJ → MDIRSYSLVTAAYWGFTLTDGALRMLVLLHFHALGYTPLHLAFLFVLYECCGMATNLLGGWIGSRMGVRVTLFAGLVLQVVALLMLSGVQASWLTWVSVAYVMGAQALSGIAKDLTKMSSKSAVKLVVAGSPTSERQATLFQWVAVLTGSKNALKGCGFLLGGVLLSWLGFALALWAMAAGLALILLLSVASLNQDMGKSKEKVKFSQLFSKSRAINVLSLARLFLFGSRDVWFVVGLPIFLSDTLGWSLSGVGAFLAAWVVGYGGVQAVTPQFLDKDGGAVAGTRAAQVWGFGLAGLSVGLALVLQAGWYPALSVIVGLAVFGLVFAVNSAVHSYLILAYSDADQVTLDVGFYYMANAAGRLVGTLLSGGVYLLAGLPGCLWTSAGLVFAAAGLTLFLPAERALEVEELA
- a CDS encoding phosphate ABC transporter substrate-binding protein PstS family protein, with the translated sequence MTMKKFSALVGGLALGLAVSGPAVAQVEVDPNLPAYEKVSGISGSLNSVGSDTLNNLMTLWAEGFKKVYPNVNVQIEGKGSSTAPPALIEATAQLGPMSRAMKSSEMDEFEKKFGYKATPLRTSLDSLAVFVNKDNPISGLSLDQVDAMFSKTLRCGAADEVSVWGDLGLSGGWTTAPISLYGRNSASGTYGFFKQQALCKGDYKDTVKEQPGSASVVQGVSEDKNAAGYSGIGYTTSGVRAVPLAENGSSYVEPNQKTVGSGQYPLSRFLYIYINKAPGQPVDPLVQEFAKYIFSKEGQEVVAKDGYYPVSPQIATQERAKLN
- a CDS encoding ArsJ-associated glyceraldehyde-3-phosphate dehydrogenase is translated as MWTIIGDFANGMGMRIGINGFGRMGRLSLRAAWEWPEFDIVHINEIKGGPQAAAHLLEFDTVHGRWQHDIRAEAEAIRIDDKRVSFSACTSPEQVGWTASDIGVDIVVECSGQFRTPELLQPYFRAGVRKVVVSAPVAEGALNVVMGCNDDRYDPQRHHLVTAASCTTNCLAPVVKVVHEHIGITHGLITTIHNPTNTQVVVDAPLADLRRARSGLNALIPTTTGSAKAITLIYPELHGKLNGLAVRVPLLNASLTDCVFEVTRPTTVEEVNRLFKEAAEGELSGILGFEERPLVSADYVNDPRSSIVDGPSTLVLDDTQVKILAWYDNEWGYVHRLMELTRKLATAAQ
- a CDS encoding DUF839 domain-containing protein, with translation MTLPRRQFLRYLGIGTYAALLNPLRLAAAAPRARSSAWTPSFFEPINPSTADQLRLPAGYRTDLLGVWGDELGFPDPTRNRELSFGNDNDFLAYFPLASQHDSSQKTVHDNRAIGKQHESSFTEQGLLWVNHESPHPLFVSGYSREDAQAEKPKTAEQIQAEKRSVGGSVLYLRREADGRWRREYHHRYTSRYTACGPRFGFDGPAAEAVASLSGQPDCPGTLANCSGGTTPWHSVLSCEENYHLYNPQTPRTLRWSDQPDEAIAETQFGWVVEVDPFGELPPVKHTSLGRFSHENIALRCDGPTGRLVAYMGDDKADEYVYKFVSAQPLPASASRLEQRTALSQGTLYAADFQHGRWLALDWNVQKNREKWQAYNATARQTGGPLITSQADILIHARIAARVLGATPLDRPEDCEIHPADGSVYIALTNNTRRANFYGQIVRLIEDNDNPEGERFRFELFLLGGRHSGLACPDNLAFDRRGNLWVACDIASSRLGRDPYQAFGNNGLFMVPTTGPGAGQAYQFASGPTDCELTGPWFSGNDQTLFLSVQHPGGNSPSLARLSSHWPHGGRELPRPGVVAITGFDRV